One segment of Thunnus thynnus chromosome 19, fThuThy2.1, whole genome shotgun sequence DNA contains the following:
- the grp gene encoding gastrin-releasing peptide, with product MGGVCLCCRPVWPVFMILASLPCMLHCSENPAAAVGKMYPRGNHWAVGHLMGKKSIESPKELQDTNQDSDYLTPSETAGVIELDRYEGLMEALLQQKNQKQTMPQTADRLLWLRSGWREEDRDKYLREMSDLLLLASKLQDDST from the exons ATGGGCGGAGTGTGTTTATGCTGCAGACCAGTGTGGCCAGTCTTCATGATTCTGGCTTCGTTACCTTGCATGTTGCACTGCTCAGAGaatcctgcagcagctgttggCAAAATGTATCCACGCGGCAATCACTGGGCAGTAG GTCATTTGATGGGAAAGAAGAGCATCGAGAGCCCGAAGGAACTGCAGGACACAAACCAGGACAGTGACTACCTCACACCCTCAGAAACAGCTGGGGTCATAGAGTTGGACCGATACGAGGGTCTGATGGAGGCTCTGCTGCAACAGAAGAACCAAAAACAGACGATGCCACAAACTGCAGACAGGCTGCTTTGGCTGCGCAGCGgctggagagaagaagacagagacaaaTATCTCAGAGAG ATGTCAGACCTTCTTCTTCTGGCCTCGAAACTGCAAGATGACTCCACCTGA